A segment of the Polyodon spathula isolate WHYD16114869_AA chromosome 1, ASM1765450v1, whole genome shotgun sequence genome:
gtgctttttgttttgactTATACTTGACTTTGAAATTCATCGCTGATTAATTGTAATCCTTTATAACTCTCTGCTACATTCTCCTCAGTAGTTGGTGTAAATTATAAATCAAGCTAATGGTGTCTTTATTTCTCAGGTGGCTCTTTCAGTAGCAGCAGAATTCTGGGAACAGGGTGACTTGGAAAGAACTGTTTTAGATCAGCAGCCCATTGTGAGTGCCTGTATGGTTTTATACTATGGGaagtttaatataatttatataaatatctataatatactttgatatataattatatatattagtttaatatatatatatatatatatatataatgggcatTATAGAACCcgtattatgtactatatatgaTGTACATGTACAcgacatgattattattattagtattattagtattattattattattttcattggcTAACCATAagtgaaaatgtacagtaaattgaTGGCAAATCTATTTGTTTTGCCGATTCTAGCCTATGATGGATAGAAACAAGGCAGCAGAACTCCCGAAGCTACAGTGTGGTTTCATCGACTTTGTCTGCACCTTTGTGTATAAGGTATAATACGCATATATTCGGTTCTCCTCAGTTTTTGTTTCATGCGGAAATTACACTCGCCAAATGGGATGAAACACATGGAAACCAGCACTGATCAACACTTACAGTACTAATACATTCATTGGGCTGCCAATTGTTCAGGTCTGCTCTACTGGCTAAAATTATTCTCTACTAGGTCTTAATGCAAGGTTTTAATATATCCccattttgtgcttttttaaaaaaagagagtatTTTTGGACCTATTAGACTTATACCTATGAAATAGCCTACTATTAAGAAAAACTAATTCAAGCTGTCGTTTGATCATTCTGATTCTTACAACAAAAGCTTACCTATACTAATATGTACTTGTCATAGCCCCTTACCCAATTTTGAACAAAATCCACAGTATGGAGCCTGGTGTGTTGAAGGGCCAATGTATTAATTGACTTTAATGCTCCACTGCTTCATTGCTGTTTGTACCAGGAGTTCTCCCGTTTCCACGAGGCAATCCTACCTATGTATGACGGCCTGCTGAACAACAGAAAAGAGTGGAAAGCACGGGCTGAGGTTTATGATGAGAAAATGAAGGCCATTGAagaggagaagaaaaagaaagaagaggcAGAGGCTGCAAAAGCACAAGGTGAGAACAACGTATCACTATATGTCCTTTTACAGCACTTGCACAGACTCTACACTGCAGCCATTTAACTCATGCTGTAAAAGAAACTTCTGCTATAGCACTATCTGTTGCAATAATGCTGACCCATCCAGTTGTGATGAGGTTAGagatatcaataataataaactccCCTGTAAACAGTACTTTTGCTCAGCTGTTTCATGCTTGCCTGTGACAGTTTACCCTACATGGTCAACTCTTGTAGCAAGGTGGACATCTGTAGCTGCTGGAACTACAAAGATGATAATCTCTATGCCATTCTGTGGAGTAAATTTAGAGTAACTCAAATGAAAATTACATATGTATCTGTGGAAGATAGTTAATATGCTACATATCCATGCCATAACTACTCTTTGAGAAATGAATCAATATTAGCACATGCAGAGGCATAACAGTGTTTTTGAATgctttgtaacaaattattaaCTTTACTGGTGATTACATTTACTAGTAATACTGTAGCAAACATGAAAGCTGAAATGGGTGAACTGCTAGAAAAAGAAGAGCAAGATTTTGCTTGCAATCACATATCTGAACGATAACACATCAATATCTTgaacaaaaatttaaaagaaattcCATGACATACTGTAGATGGTATAATCAGGAAAGGTGATTACAGGCTAATAGTATGATTTTAATCCAAATTGTTCCACCTGAGCCACATACAACCCACTGAGGCTTCCGCTCTCATAGGTGCCTTCCCATCATGCATTCAAATTATATTGAACAGGTAACTGTCATGTATGCTGGTATCTGCTGTTGACCAATAAGGAAGCTTGCCACATTTAAATAGAACTGGCCAGAAATTCAAGTTCTAgggttcagattttttttacaaGTGATAATTTAAAATTAGACAAAGAATGAATATATCTGTAAGACCTTGTGGGACCTGAATAGCTTTGCTATTTTTACATTGTAAGTTATAGTTTGGGAACTGACACATAAAataattacagtttaaaactCTAATTTTATAGTTCTACTTAATTGTATGTTCTGCAATGCTCAGGTTATGTTGTTTAGGTAATTTACTCATCATAAAATGGCCATGCTTTGAAAATACCCCCTTCAGTCTAAAACATTATAATAGTAAAAACCAGCTGTAATAATAAGTGGTGATGTTTTGCTCCATAGCTGCaggaggtggtggtggaggaACACAGTCAAAGACCTGCTCAATATGCTAAACCTGGCTGCTCTCTGGGGTACACAGGCCCTCCCCAGCACAATAAAGACCCTCGAGCTGAGTGAATCAGGGAAACGTACTCACTGCAAACTGTGGAACCCGCTCCAGAACCCTGTGGAGGGTCTGTTAGAATTATGGAAGTCAAGATGGCACCTGAAGCATCAGACCAGGCACCCTCcgttttacatttttatcagcACTTCATTTCCTGTAAGGTGGAGGAGGAAGGCAGGTGCCCTGACAAAAGGTTTAGAAactaaagaatgtatttatttaacgtGTACTTTCCTTAGTGTTCAATTTAGTTGAATGTTACAACCTACCTGTCAAGGATGAGACCTCTCAGAATGAAGCCTGGTTACTTGTGGTTACTGATGTAGTTTCACTAGCACACTGGCATTTGCAAGTTTGTAATTACAATCATTTATAAATCCACGCTTTCAAGTAAAACCTGTACACTGAAATTATAACGATTCTCAGCAACACCAAATTTGAAGTAGTTTACATTCAAAGTGATTGAATCGATAAGCAGGAATTATTGCAGTTTTATCTTTTTCTAAGGtcccccttttttgttttaaattatttattcaaaGTTGCTCTTGCTGATGCAGGCTACACATCATAACAATTCAGGGACTTGGTCATCTCAGCATTATTATCTCTTGCAcattttttgcattgtttttttttttttttttttttttacttttggtcACTACATAAactataaattaattatatttttttgtcacaTTTCATTAAATCATTGGTCaaggtaaaaatattttttaaaaatcctataTTTTTACCTTAAAACAGTTAATTAGAGCAAAATCCAGATtatattgttataaataaaaatatagtccAGCTGATGCTGAATAGTAGTAGCTGATAGTGATAGTGAAGCTGAATTTTGCTTTCGTgcagtcattatttatttatttatttttcatacccTGTACCATAAATTATACATGTTAACTTTTAAAAACTCATCCTTAGGTAAAATAAGGTGTAGGTTATAAGTATTTCCCTCACAATGTAAAGTCTTTTTCCATAAGAATTTTACTGTCACCCCTGGTATGTGCCTGTAGTAtaatttgtcatttgttttttttattcaaaataagaTGAGGAATATGCAGGATTGAACATTTTGTTTGGATGAGGTGGGTGTGATGAATTATTCAGTTAAACTGTGTCTTGTTCcattctgaaaagaaagaaagaatttaaATCTTTCAGGTAACAACTTACAACCATGGACATCCTGTTTTAGCCAATAAACTAACCTTGGTTATAAAACACCTTTTTGTTCACTTGCACTTCCCATAGTAACATTTATCTAAAACttctaatgtaattgtataatGCTTTTCTTACAGCTTAATGAGTTTCTACCCGTTTGCTTTTGTGTGATTTACTTGGACCTTAAAAAGGTTTATGTTTAACTAATCAGGCTGCCTTTCATCCTGTTTGCTTCCAGTCTCAATGTATTTACGCCAACCAGAGGATCCTTCCTCACAGGAGAAAAGGTCAAGTGGCAGTTATTTGTCttgggtttttttattattattattattagccagaTGGGTAAAAGTAAATGTGGCTAATTGTATTGGCAATACACATTATATCATTGCTTTAGGACACTTTATATGCTGAAACTTCAATACTAAGTCATAAAGATTGTGTACTCAGCAATGTTACCCATTGTCCAGTTAGCCCAGGTTCTTACTACCAAGGTTTGCACCTGTTGATAAATGCAAAATGACCTTGGGCCTGGCGTGAAATGAGGTAATTAGGACATTATTTTCATGTCCTCCACATCAGTTCACAATAGTGTGCACTGTactatttaaaactaaaagtgtACTAAAGACTGAAGTATGTTTTGTTGTTCTACATTCAAGACTCAGCGGTACTCACTTTTTATATTACTTAATAGAAGCATCATTTGTTTGTCTTGTCATTGCATCTTTACTTAGTCAATAACGTGTCTATATAGCTACATTTTGTGGCTGCAAAACTATGAAATTATCTTTTGCTAATATTCTTTAGCCTACCAAAATGTGTGTatacgtgtgtgcgtgtgtgtgtggaggagtaCGTGTGGGTTTGCTGCTGTTAATCATGTAAATACAAATGAAGTACGCTAGGcttttttgaaattattatttatttttggacgGTGTCCTGTGCTACTAACACTGCAAGCTTCAATTACTGGATTATTTCAACATGGATTGAAAACCACCACTCTTCACTGATACTAAATGAAACTGGTTAATCAACTAACCCTAGGCTGAAAAAATGTATTACTCTTGTAAGTTTATttgactttcaatttaaaaaaaaaaacaacatttagttAGATGGTGGTTTACCGTGGAGTCcagttttcaattttaaataatgtttgaatcAAAAGATGCACACTGTACATAAACCATGTCTTTAAAATGTAGGGTTTCTAGATATGTGATACTGCAAATTCAGTTTTGTTGTATATTACAATGTGTCTGGATAATTCTGGGATTGCAGTTCTTGGCAAGCATCTTTAACTATTGCAGTAGACACATTTTCAAAGCTCTGAagcaatgatttaaaatatacagtgtatatatatatatatatatatatatatatatatatatatatatatatatatatatatatatatataaatagaatcCATATTTCTGAGACTTCATGTGGAACTTGGAGTGGAATATATGAATACCAGCAGGCTGATAACAGTGACACTGAAAACATTCAATGAATATGTACTATGAACAATATATCAGGCATTCACACTAAATATTAGTATTGGAATGTAAGATTTCTGTTTTACTGAATGAGTCTGGTTACACCTATTGAAATTAACTTATTGTTGGTCAATACCTAGTGTCTATCTAAAGCTGTACATTGAAGCTATTTTAGGTCTGTTACACATCAAGATCAGAACAGGCTATTACTAGAAGCTGCACCTGATACTTTGTATTATAATTGTCTTTTTGGCTTGCGACAAAAACTGTATGTTAACATAATCTATAAACCAATGGCGTTGAGAGCATTTTGAGATGTAAGGTGTGAAGAAATGCTGCAATTTTCTTATCTGAATAGGGGAAGAAAGGTACTTTATTAGGTCATTTGCCCTCCCTATACACCACCTCATGACACACCTGATAGCACCATAATTACTCACAAGGGCGCTACGATTGTTAACTAGTTTAACTTTGGTATATCTGTGTTATGTAAAATTAacatgttactgaaaaaataaatatgtaaaacttacaaattgttattttttttattatgtgtttgcgtctcattttttttatataacatgtaccgttctgtttttttttttttttaaaggataactTTAGGTTCCATGTAAACAACAGCGTAAAGTATTGTATTAAAGGGCGAAAGTACAGTTTAATTTTACCCCTGTGGGTATCTATACATTTCATACCTACAGAGGCtgtttaccaaaaacaaaaagaacgtTACTTCGTTGACCAGTTCTACCAAAATTTAAAACAGTATCCACAGAAACGTATTGCAGGTGACCAATTTCCTACCATAGACACTAATCCTTCAACTATGATCACGACTTAATGTAGAATCTTTCTGAATACATGTCCTAGGACTAATGTACCTTGCAATTGCAGGAAGGAGGACTGAGTGGCTCAAGCCGTGAATCACCAGCTAATAATAAATCTTCTTATCCATCAGAAACAATCAGCATTTTCCAAGTTTCTGCTACTGAATGTGATCATATTTAAGCTGTCAAGGTCATATTTGTAACGCATAGGGTTCAGTTTTATTATGTTAACCTGGGGGCTACCTagatttaaccattttattaaaGCTACTTGATCACAATGTACATTAAGTGCGTCTTTGTGTGATCAGTGCTAAGATTATTGTTTGGAGTTAGTTAGGGACCACATCGCCTAGAaacatttattcatttcatttatcATCAATTTCAtttgtacaattatttaaaattaaattagtatctaaactttaaaatgaaaatgtaccaACAATAAAATGGGCCTAAATATGGATTCTGGGAAAGCAATTGAAAACATGgctttcattaattaaatttcTGACAGTTAAAGCCTGAAATTGACAAGAAGCCTTGGACTTATACAACAAGTATATCTCCAAGACACCTTATCTGTACCAAATGGTTTCCTTTCGAGCACTGCTTTAAAATTGAtgacttttttaaatgtgttttaaatgtgtcttcATTAGACCTTGCTGGCTAAGACAGCCCTCCTAAAACAAACAACTCAGCAGTTTCTTATACTGGCCAATGACCTAAATACTGGGATTTATAGCAACTAGTAAGGGATTATGCCTCTTTCCTGATTAGTCTGTGCACTTTTCATAGTTGAAGGGCAGGGAATATAGTTATATATGTAGCACATAATGTCTAATATAAACCTACCAAACAAGATAAAGTTGAACTGAAACAATTACTCATCACACTGTTACGTTTGTGCTGGGTTTATACTGCTGTCTGCTGGCAATAATGACAGTATATCCTGTGAACAGGCTGGTGTGACAATATAACACttgatataaaatgtttttataaaaccgCACTACATCACGGAGGGACAGAAGAAATAAGCTATACTAAAATCACAATGAAAGCTAGTACACTTAATGTACATTGTGatcaagtaaataataaaaagccaCATCATTTCATCTCTCTTAAGAGGTATGCTAAACCCCTCACACTACAAACCAACAGCTCAGGCGAGGGGTTCCCAAAGTGTGGGACACAGTCCCGAGTGGGCCACAGGAGCAATGACATTCTAGGTATTTTTACAGTTCATGTGATTTAGCAGTTCACAGGTCAATTTATAAAATAGCCACGGAGTTCATGCATACAGCATGAACTCCTTGGGCGTAATCAAGACTCATCAGACCATTCCAATGCTGTGTTTGGTCCCCCATGTGCCTAATTACTGATCCGCAAGCTGAGCAgcagtggtggtgtttttttttgtttttgttaaatgcattaacttaggcttttttttttttttttttttttagatacatgcACTAACATCTCCTTGGTTATTTCATAAACGAACTTGCGAAAATGTAGATTTAACACATTTCCTTGGTTATTTTATACTTTGACCGGTGAGCTGGTAAATATGTACATTTACTGGTTAATTTAcatattaatacataaattaaccattaattatagtataatatatatatatatatatatatatatatatatatatatataatagaatatatataaacattaaatacaataaaatactaatgaagaaaaaaataagattcatatgaaaacaaacaatttagATTAAGTCTATTTACAGagttaaagtttaaaatgtcatttttcttaAAGTGCCAACAGTGGGCCACAGTGCCTAATGAAGCTGAACAAGTGGGCCTCGAATAAATATGTTTGGCAACCCTTGGCTTTgttgacagttgttttttttaaactacttaaAAGCTAGTGTGGTATTTATCTGACCATTTTGGGGACATTATATGATTTGGGAGGGTGAAACAGTAAGGTACAATAATTTGAAAGGATATGGACAGAATTGGAATGCGATTGTGGCTAAATATCATTTAGACTGTTTCTTGGTGCATATGTAATAGTAGTGAGGTGCCTTCTTACCTGTTCAGCTTAACCCTTTGTGAGCCATGCCTTTACAACAAGAGACAAACCGGTCTTAGAATCTACCTGCTCAACAAACATTGAAACAAGAGTTCTGGTTTTGAAGTACATGCAAGTTTGTTTTGGAAAGATTTATTGTTCCTAGTCTTTTTACTTTATACATGTAGCGATGGGCAGTTATGAAATCAAAACATTACATCTGTATttgaagacagtttttttttgtttttgtttttgtttttttaaatcaaagtttcCGGTTGAGAAGGgagaaaatatttttcattcatAGCTCATTTCAGGATGGTGTCTTCATTGGCTGTAAAAAGAAAGGAAGTGTATAAAATGAGACATTAACTATATGTAAAGTCATATATCGTGAATGAAGGTAATAATCTCAGATTTCTTCACATGCACAAATATAgtttacacatacattttttaaatctgtttgcaATCTGACCTGTTTATTATCCCCAGTGTTATCTGCAGGCTGTCTGTCCATGTGCCcagtaaatgttttacataaCTCCACAGCAATAGACTTCTATACTTGTACATCCCTGTACATTTTCTAAGAGTGCAAGAAAGGGTACCTTCTGCCAGCTGTTTTGCAATGCGCTCTGCTTCTTCACGTTGCTTCTTTTCTGCAGCCTCCACTATCCTCTCCTCCTCTGCAATGGGCTTCAGGTAATCTGCATGACATTGTGAAAAATATAATGCAGCTTTAAATAAGGGTATATGCTTCACACACCAAGGCTGCAGAACCGTTAACTAAGCATTTTCTATTATTGGGAAGTAATCAATTAAATTCTAGTGTTTGATATCTTGTGGTGAATGAAATGTTTGAGTAAGTATAACAACCATTACACTCATGGACGCAAAGGACATCTGCATGGTAGATACACTTCACGATCAATCTTTTGTACTTCTCACAtgcaaataacacatttatagtaACATTCAAGCTAAATGTCAGGTTGTGATATGTTTTATGCATTGATCTGGTCTAAACAAATCCCTATATGTATGAGTACTGTGACAATAAAAGTGGGTTGACCTGCATTTTAATGTTTCAAATGATTTTTACTGAAGATACTGCACTCTAAGGAACACAGGAATATACATCTTCATTAAATTAAGGAAAAAACAATTGTTAACCCGTTACTGTATATTTCTAAGCAGCGAACTGATTTAGCTGGGTGATTTAGAGAACCAAACAGTGCCTTTTTCAGCAATTGAATACACAGTGTTATCCGCTGTCACTATGTGCTTGCCCTGTGTATAAGCACTGAGTGAAAGTTCGGGTCACATACCCAGGTTAACCAAGACAGAAATGTACGATGGGATCATACAAATCCTCTACCAAGCATATAACCATCACATTATAGGCATTCTGTAGAAAAGCATCTGAAAACAAACATCCCTGTACAGTTTCATCAAGATCAGACAAGAGAGAACCAATTCGTACCCGAGAACATCTGGATTTACAGTTATACAGCTTGGTCAAGTACTTTTGTACAAAAATCCTTGCACGATCAAATCAACCAAACTTGTGCATATGAACACCAATATAAACAGGATAAAGGGTTTGCCTGTTCATTTGTATAAATAGTGTTGCATTCTGTGATTCGCACCACTTGTTTGGCTCCATGGTGGTTACTTGATGTTCTCCAATGGTAAATGCAATGTGACATTTGACTGATGGAAGCTCTTTGACAAACTAAAACTCACCATATCTCTTCTTGCCATAGATCATTCCAACCAGCAAGGCTGACCACCTGGCCGTCTGAAATGAACAGAAAAGTTTTAATATTTCACagcttttttggtttgtttgttggaGTAGGGGTTagaatttgtttaataaaaaacagttggtttatattttacagtaaagtaaTCCTTTATTAATGTCTTGGTAATACATTTCCAAGGTTAGTATTACATCATGTTTTTCGGTTTTCTGAGTTTGGACTTATGACAGTTGTCCACATTATGTGCAACATATTAGAAACAGAGCTCAAATTGTAtgttatagataaaaaaaaaaaaaaacacatctcaatATTGGACGCAGTAAAGACTTCAGAACTACTATTGATGAATGTCATTCAAAATATTACAGTAGTTCTCTAGTTTGCTATGTACTTGGAGCTTTGCAAGGAATGCACCTCACCGATTCAACGACGGGTATTTAATGAAGAGTGAGATTTGCCATATTTCCAGTATTCACTGCAGAATTTCCTCCGGTAGAAACAACACATGGGACATCTCGACACAATGCCAGCAAGGTGACCCAACAGAAATGACCAGAAACAATTTGTCCTTCAATGATGCATAAAATCGCATCTCCAGTTAAGCAAATGATAGTAGAGTACTTTGTTTGACGTTCATTAACGGTAGAATATTGTGTAACACTGCTACATTGACACTCGCTTCCCGACCTTCCTTCCAATCGACTCACGACTActtataattaacacattttgatgCAAAACCAGACACGTTTATTTATATCTGGACAGTGCAAATTCGTAAACTACCTGACAAATATATCTGCTCCATGACATTCCAAGAACGGCTATACTTTATTTTCAGGCTGACCTTGGTATCACTTTGCTGACTCGTGGCCTAGCCTAAGCCTGATCTCTGAGCCTAACCACAAACCGATTGACCTTTAAATGGAACATAATAGCATGTAGCCGATACCAGCAACATCACGTATAGTTAACTTGTCTGTAACTCACCACCCCCTGTTCAAACGCATACCTTGATAAGCGGcgagacctgcagtggaggaaCCATCTTGAACTACAATCTGTGAGACAGCCCAGGAATAATAGGAAGAAACCCTGCGCGCTGGCGTCAGAGCGTACTGACGCAAAGAGGTGTGGTTTATGTTGCAGGATCACGTGAGGAATGAAGGCCCAGACACTCAGTTGTTGCTGATTGGTTTTGCTAAAACGTACGTCAATCTTTATCAACACATGAGTTgcgtgttgtttttttgttacagtaattGCCACAGAAATGGTAAGTGACGCCCAACAGGTTGGGCAAAAAATAGAAGCACTTAAGTTAACTGACAAGTACGGTACAGTACTATGATTTAGCATACTTTGTATAGGTATAAAATTAAAAGGCATTtcgatttttttgttaaaataatatgtattttatttaaaaaaaaaaaaacatgattttgttataatgtaaattaaaatatgtggCGTTCATAAACCCCaactggtaaataataataataataataataataataataataataataataataatttagaaaattcCACATTAATTTTACTGAATTGGAAAAGTGGTGCAATATCAATGGCAAAACAATACAGGCCTGAAAGCAAAGGGGCAGCAAGTTAGACAGAAATAGAGCAAAATAGAAGACAAAAATATCTATATTAGAGCAACACGTAACTATTCAGAATGATAACAAATATACAAATTTAACCAGTCCGATCAAACTCCT
Coding sequences within it:
- the LOC121317686 gene encoding ATP synthase subunit e, mitochondrial-like, which encodes MVPPLQVSPLIKTARWSALLVGMIYGKKRYDYLKPIAEEERIVEAAEKKQREEAERIAKQLAEANEDTILK